Proteins found in one Acidobacteriota bacterium genomic segment:
- a CDS encoding radical SAM protein → MKKNSRAGETRRHVYGPVPSRRLGYSLGIDILRPKTCTIDCVYCQLGRTPRKTVRRGDFVDVEAVLAQVRAAVESGRRIDHITFSGSGEPTLNRSIGRIVRAIKDMTDIPVVVLTNGTLLHRRDVRRDILAADIVVPSLDAATSTMFGRVNRPHASLTFDKMIAGLKAFRRGFPGQIWLEVMLLKGLNDGPAHLRKLKALIAEIEPDKVHLNTAVRPPAEKTVRALSREDLETIRDFLGGTAEVIADFHHARRPPAEEETAAAVLDMVRRRPVTIADIAATLGRHPDEIRKTIDVLISEGRVRPVRRSRRIYYTPAS, encoded by the coding sequence ATGAAAAAGAATTCGAGGGCGGGGGAAACCCGCCGCCATGTCTACGGCCCCGTGCCGTCGCGGAGGCTCGGCTACTCGCTCGGTATCGACATCCTGCGCCCCAAGACCTGCACGATCGACTGTGTCTATTGCCAGTTGGGCCGGACGCCGCGCAAGACCGTCAGGCGCGGGGATTTCGTGGATGTCGAGGCGGTTCTGGCCCAGGTCCGGGCCGCGGTCGAATCCGGACGGCGCATCGACCACATCACGTTTTCGGGATCGGGCGAGCCGACGCTCAACAGGTCCATCGGCCGGATCGTCCGGGCGATCAAGGACATGACCGATATTCCCGTCGTTGTCCTGACCAACGGAACGCTCCTTCACCGCCGGGATGTCCGCCGGGACATTCTGGCCGCTGATATCGTCGTCCCTTCCCTCGATGCGGCCACCTCAACGATGTTCGGTCGGGTCAATCGGCCACATGCCTCGCTGACTTTCGATAAGATGATCGCGGGACTCAAGGCCTTCCGCCGCGGGTTCCCCGGTCAAATCTGGCTGGAAGTCATGCTCTTGAAGGGCCTGAACGACGGCCCGGCGCATCTCCGGAAACTCAAAGCTCTGATCGCCGAGATCGAGCCCGACAAGGTTCACCTCAACACGGCCGTCCGGCCCCCGGCGGAAAAGACCGTCCGGGCGCTCAGCCGGGAGGATCTGGAAACCATCCGGGATTTTCTGGGCGGGACGGCCGAAGTCATCGCCGATTTTCATCATGCCCGGCGTCCGCCGGCCGAGGAAGAAACGGCCGCGGCCGTCCTGGACATGGTGCGGCGACGGCCCGTGACGATCGCCGACATCGCCGCGACTCTCGGACGCCATCCCGATGAGATCCGGAAAACGATCGACGTC
- a CDS encoding DUF6485 family protein has translation MKECNVRENMARCNCTYDPCSRKGVCCECLAYHWRNKELPACLFPDDVEKTWDRSLRRFIQVYKDKV, from the coding sequence ATGAAGGAATGCAACGTCCGGGAAAACATGGCCCGCTGCAACTGCACGTACGATCCGTGCAGCCGCAAGGGCGTCTGCTGCGAGTGCCTCGCCTACCACTGGAGGAACAAGGAACTTCCCGCCTGTCTTTTCCCCGACGACGTCGAGAAAACCTGGGACCGGTCCCTGCGCCGGTTCATTCAAGTCTACAAGGACAAGGTTTGA
- a CDS encoding BrnA antitoxin family protein yields the protein MRKTYDFTGMKSRKNPYVKYLKQSVTIRLDRDTIAHFKALAEETGLPYQNLINLYLRDCAVHGRRLEMRWQPELGSGSKVAE from the coding sequence ATGAGAAAAACATATGATTTCACCGGAATGAAGTCCCGAAAAAACCCTTATGTCAAATATCTCAAACAGTCGGTCACGATTCGTCTGGATCGGGATACGATTGCTCATTTCAAAGCGCTGGCCGAAGAAACCGGTTTGCCGTACCAGAACCTGATCAACCTGTATCTCAGGGACTGCGCCGTTCATGGACGGCGCCTGGAGATGCGTTGGCAACCCGAGCTTGGCTCCGGATCGAAGGTTGCGGAATAA
- a CDS encoding type II toxin-antitoxin system VapB family antitoxin: MRTTLDLPEDLIEEAMKVTGIPTKTRAIITALEEMIRKSRISGIKKFKGKIELEIDLAVLRGRRCRS, translated from the coding sequence ATGCGCACGACTCTTGATTTGCCGGAAGATCTGATTGAAGAGGCCATGAAAGTGACGGGAATTCCGACAAAAACGCGGGCCATCATTACCGCCCTGGAAGAGATGATCAGAAAATCCCGGATATCCGGAATAAAGAAATTCAAGGGGAAGATCGAGCTGGAAATCGATTTGGCTGTCTTGAGAGGCCGCCGGTGCAGGTCCTAG
- a CDS encoding PIN domain-containing protein yields MQVLADTSAWVAYFRGDGCCADLDVLIDENLVVANDLILAELVPFLRIRGLHRVIELLNAVKKLKMSIEWDQIIEFQYRCLKDGLNGVGIPDLIIAQNAKQHRCGILTLDGHFARMKDILGLDLVLKP; encoded by the coding sequence GTGCAGGTCCTAGCGGATACGTCCGCTTGGGTTGCGTACTTCCGGGGAGACGGGTGCTGCGCGGATCTTGATGTTCTGATCGATGAGAACCTAGTTGTGGCCAATGATCTCATTCTTGCCGAACTGGTCCCGTTTTTAAGGATTCGCGGGCTGCACAGGGTTATTGAATTGCTGAATGCCGTCAAAAAATTGAAGATGTCGATCGAATGGGATCAAATCATCGAGTTTCAATATCGATGTCTCAAGGACGGACTGAACGGAGTCGGAATTCCCGATCTGATCATCGCTCAGAATGCCAAACAGCATCGATGCGGGATTCTGACTTTGGACGGTCATTTCGCCCGCAT